One Cydia pomonella isolate Wapato2018A chromosome 14, ilCydPomo1, whole genome shotgun sequence DNA segment encodes these proteins:
- the LOC133525347 gene encoding NF-kappa-B inhibitor cactus-like has product MNKAKTWRNFLCHGDITNLMFLHDVIDNDSRHCLLEYNNKQQQCVHIVASEPNAVEKMKLLVLWGANINGKEGKNGDTALHIGVKMKDYELVEWLCRLQDINRELVNNECRTPFHIAFMNRDEKMMRILKENGATGRLPLQSESNSADEDYEPHKISLKHV; this is encoded by the coding sequence ATGAACAAGGCGAAAACCTGGCGCAATTTCCTTTGCCACGGGGACATCACCAATCTTATGTTTCTGCACGACGTGATAGACAATGACAGCAGGCATTGTTTGTTGGAGTACAACAATAAACAACAACAATGCGTACATATAGTCGCATCGGAACCCAACGCTGTGGAGAAAATGAAGCTCCTGGTCCTGTGGGGAGCTAATATCAATGGAAAGGAGGGTAAAAACGGCGATACTGCTTTGCACATCGGAGTCAAGATGAAGGACTACGAGCTAGTGGAGTGGCTCTGCAGACTGCAGGATATAAACCGTGAGTTGGTGAATAACGAATGTAGGACTCCTTTCCACATCGCGTTTATGAATAGAGATGAGAAAATGATGAGAATATTGAAAGAAAATGGCGCCACGGGCAGACTTCCTTTGCAGTCAGAATCAAATTCTGCAGACGAGGACTACGAGCCGCATAAGATATCCCTGAAGCACGTGTAG